The genomic window ACAACGGGACGAATACGAGAACGATAATAGCGGTGGCGTAGACAATGCCGGAACGCACCTCCTGCGAGGCGCTGACCACCACATCGAAAGTCGAACGCGGATTGCCGAGCGCCCGGTTCTCTCGCAGCCGCCGGAAGATGTTCTCAACGTCGACCACGGCATCATCCACGAGTTCACCGATTGCAATGGCAATGCCACCCAGCGTCATGGTGTTGATCGACAGGCCCGCGAAATAGAAGACAACCGCCGTGGCGCAGAGCGACATCGGAATGGCGGTGAGCGAGATGGCCGTGGTGCGCCAATTCAGCAGGAATGCAAACAGTACGATCGAAACGACTGCGGCTGCCTCGATTAGCACCGTCTGCACGTTGCGGATCGAGGACTCGATGAAATTCGCCTGCCGGAAGATCAGATTGTCCGCCTTGATGCCGAGCGGCAGGCTGTTGTTAAGATCTTTCAGCGCCTCTTCGATCTTGCCCGTGAGCTCGATGGTGTCGACATGGGGCTGCTTCTCGATAGCGACGACCACGGACGGCTTGCCCATATAGCCGCTGTCTCCGCGCTTGAGACGCGCCGCGAATTCGACGGTCGCCACCTGATGCAGAAAGATCGGGCGGGTCTCGACCGTGGCCACGACGATATTGCGCAGATCGTCGAGGCTGGTGGTGCGGCCGATATTGCGGATCAGATACTCGCGCGAGTTCAGATCGGTGAAGCCGCCGCCGGCATTGGTACCGAACTGGGCCAGCGCTTTCTCGATCTGCTCATAGCTGACGCCGAGCGCGCGGAGGGCGGGGGGCTGCGGCGAGACGCGATACTGCCGGACCTCACCGCCCATCGGGATGACCTGCGCCACACCGGGGATGCTCATCAGCCGCGGACGGATGGTGAAGTCGGCGGCCTCGCGCAACTCCATGGGTGTCGCGTGGTCGCTGGTGACCGCCACCATGATAATCTGTCCCATCAGCGAACTGATCGGGCCCATCATTGGCGTGACATTGGCGGGCAGCTGCTCGCGAATGAGGTTGAGCCGCTCGGCCACAAGCTGGCGGTTGCGGAATACGTCGGCGTCCCAGTCGAATTCGACATATACGACGGAAAGACCGACGCCCGACACCGATCGCACACGGGTCACGCCGGGCACACCGTTCATCTGCGTCTCGATCGGGAAGGTCACCAGCAACTCGACTTCCGGCGGGGCAAGGCCTTCCGCCTCGGTCATGATGGTCACGGTCTGACGATTGAGATCGGGGAACACGTCGACCGCCAGGCGGGTCAGGCTGAACGCGCCCATGATCATCAGCGCCGCGCTCAGGGCGAGCACCAGCATGCGGTTGCGCAATGATTGCGTGACGAGGAATGTGAACATGGTGCGAGCGCTCAGCGGACGTGATCGAGGAGTTCTGCGCCCTGAACTACAATGCGCTTGCCAGGCTTGAGCCCCGCGAGGATCAACACACGATCGCCGTCAAGCGGCTCGGTTCGCACCGGACGCGACACGAATCTTTCGGCAGAGGGTTGTTCATAGACATGCTCCTGCCCGTTGGCGGTCCGGACGACGGCGGTGCGCGGCACGGCAATGCCGCTCCTGTGCTTGCCGTTTGCGGCAAACACGGTGACGAACAGTCCCGGCCGAATGCCGCTGGTGTCGCCTTCGATGGCGAAATGGATGGGGATCGCTTGACTGCGGTCTGCAAAGCCGGCGCCGCGAAAGGCAAGCTGCAGGGTCTTGCCGTCCGCTGTCGTCGCCGTCGCTGATTGCAACCCGTTCAACGCGTCATAGCTCAGCGCCTCGACCCACAATTTCTGCGGATCGACGATCTGGAAGATCACCGCATTGGTCTGCGCGATCTGTCCGGCGACCGGCGTGCCTTCCGCGATAACGCCGGACACCGGCGCCACGAGGGCCTCCGGCTCTCGCCGCACCCGATCAAGCGATACGCGCCGGTCCTTCAAGCCCTGAAGTTCAAGACGCGTGTCATCGAGCTGCGTGCGGGAAACGGCGCCGCTGGCAGCGAGCTGCTCGTAGCGCGCGAGCCGGCGTTCCACGATGGCGATCTGCTGATCGAGTTCGCCCTGGCGCTGGCGCATGTCGGAAACGTCAATGGTTTGGACAGGTGGTGTGACGTAGCCAAGGATGTCGCCAGCCTTGACCACAGCGCCAAGTCGGGGAAAGCCGCCGGGCGGTGGCGACAAGCGGCCGCCCAGTGCGGTCTGCACGTAGCCGCTGGCACTCGGGTCCGGAATGATGCGACCTGGGAGCTCGACCGCACGCTGGAAGCTGCCGGTCCCCGAGACCAGCGTGCGCAGCCCGAAGATGCGCTGGACGAATTTGGGAACGAAAAGCCCGCCGTCAGGCTGCCGCTGTGCGCGTTCGCTTTGTCCGGCGCTGACCGCTGGCGATGCCTGCACTCCGTCATCGTGCCCTTCGTGCGACAGGCCTTTGTCGAGGAAAAGGGGTGTCGCGGCGGCAACTGCCAGCGGGATCAGCAGCACGCGTCGCCCATACCTCCGGCGACCCAGCGCAAACCCTGCGGCCAGGCCGATCCCGAGTGTGACCGGCATAAGTGGTGCGAGCATCTTGCCCACATACGCCTTGGTACCCGACCAGTCCGTGGCATCGCCCCGCTCGCCGGCGTCTGCATCGCCGGGGATGTCAAGGCTGACCGAAAACACATCGATATCGTCACCGGCGGTGACGCTGAGCGCGATATCGGCACGACCGGATTTGGGCAGCCATGGCGCGTCCAGGCTGTAGGTGCCGTCAGGCTGGGCGAGGGCCGGAACCGGTCCGTTGGGTGTTTCAACCTCGATTTTGGCATCGGCGACGGGCTCGTTTGTCGCGAACCTGTCGAGGTAGAGCGTCAACCGGTCCTTGTTGGCGACAACGACCAGCTGAAGGGCGGACGATGAGGCTTCGCCGCGCGGCAAGACATTCGTCGGCAAAGGTGCGGCCTGGTCGCCATGATCGTGCCCTTCATGCGCGTTGACGAAGCCGGTGCCCAGGAACAGTGCCAGCGCAGTGACGCGCAGCCCGAGTGAAAGTGCGGAAAACATGTCGGTGATCCCTCCATCCGTGAACGGGGCCGGACACGGCGACCATCTCGCTTGCGAGACGGCGCCTTGGCGCGACCAACGATTCAGGACAGGGATCTGGGAGGCCGCCTCAATCCGTTGGCGGGAGCGCTCGTCACGGGCGGCGCCATGTAAGCACCGTAGGCAACGCTGCCGGCGGCAGGCCAGGCATCGCCGACCATTGGTTGGATGACGGCTGCACACGACGTACAATGACTGGCGGTGCAGCATCCGCGGTCACCGCAGTCTGGCATCGTTAACGAATCGCTGACGGGAATCGAATCGCTGGCGCTTATCGCCGCCGCCTGCGAGTACTCCGCGGCGGAGCGTTGTGTGACGGCCTGCTCATGCGATTGGGGCGTGCTGACAACAGGGTGATGCACATGTGCCTGGTGACTATGGCCAGCATGCGCATGGGCAACAGACGGCACGCTCGCGGCCAGAAGTGCCACAAAGCCGAACAGCCAGAAAACTGCTCCAACGCGCTTCATAAGGTTGCGGGCGCCAAGATCGTTGAGGCCAATTCAGCAGACGATCTAGGTCGATTTACGGCACAAGGCAATACCTCAAGTATCGGATCGTAAATCGCTTTCCGGTGCAGCCGATCCTTTCAGTCGCAAATCCATACAAGCCCTGAATCGGGCCCGTCCCTCAGCCGTTTAGTCTAGAACTTCGGATTTCGACGACAATCTCTCACGATACTTTAGGAAATTCCCGTTTTCTTGAAGTCACGCGGCGGAGACCGGCGTCGAAGATCGCCCGTGATTTACCTGTCAGCCGAATGAGATGCTGTCATTTTGAAGCCTAGTTCAGATGAAAGCCGTTCAGTGAACTGCTTGAGCATCAAAGCAGGTTTGCTCGTCCAACCGACATCGAGCGTCTCCTGCTGACCGAGCACACCCACGACAAGCGAAAGCTTACCCATGTGATTGAAAACCGGTGCGGCAAGCACGTGAATGCCAGGAATGAGATCGCCTTTGACGAAGGCCATCTGCCGACGGCGGACTTCGGCCAGCGGCAGAAGATGCTTTGACAGCCGCATCTGCTGGGGTGTTGCCTTTAGTTCACGTTCGAGGACAGGCGCCGTCAGTTGCTCGGGCATGAAGGCTTCAAAGATCTGTCCCGCAGCCGATCGGCGTAATGGCAGGATCGAGCCGGCACGTACGTTCAAAGTGATGGGCCGTCGGCTTTCCTGAATGGCTATCACCGTTGGACCGACGTCACCCCAGATCGACACCACGATCGTTTCATTCACCTCGTCAGCAAATGCCGGGATTTCGCGCAGTGCAAGACGAACCGGATCGAGTCCCCGCAGACCGGCAAGGCCGAGCGCGATCGACAATGAACCGATGCCGTACGCGCCACTTGCATCGTCCTGGTAGAGAAGCCCGCCTCGTGTAAGGCTCGTCAGATACCGATGCACCTTGCCACGATGCATTTTTGTTGCCGTGGAAATTTCGCGCAGATGCATCAGTCCGCCGCGATCAGCGAACGCGCGCAGAATTGTTGCAGCGATCTCAACTGATTGAATTCCCAGGCGATCGTCGTCGGCGTCTTTCAAGTCGGCATCCTCTTGGGGTCTCTTGGCGGGCTGCTTTGGCACGTTTTGCCTGCGTTCTTGGTGAATAACCAGATTGGACGGGCTAGCAGCTGCTCGCTGTTGACATCTGCTGGTGCGTCATATTAAGTAATACAGGTTACAAAATATAAGACAAAAAGAATCTTAGGGAAGGATGGGTGTCATGTCGGACGTCGAATCTCAGCGTCAGGAAATCTACAATTCGGTAAGCAAGCTGAACGCCTATCCGTTCTGGCTCATCCAGGGCGATATGGAGCCACGCGAGCCGCGAGTGCGCGAAAAAGCGCATGTCTGGCGTTTCAAAGATTTCAAACCGCTGATCCAGAAGGCGGGCCCCATCGTGCCCCACGAACTCGCAGACCGCCGCGCCTTCGTTCTGCACAATCCGGGCTACGACATGACGAAGCCCTATACGACCAATACTCAATATATTGCCTATAGCTTCTATCTGCCGGGCGAGGTGTTTGAGCCGCATGTGCATACGCCCTCGGCGAGCCGCATGCTGCTGCAAAGTGACGGCAAGGGATATACGACGGTCGAAGGCGAAAAATGTTATCTCGACCGCGGTGATCTGGTGATTACGCCGAGTGGGTCGTGGCACGACCACGGCAACGAAGGCGAGATTCCAATGATCTGGGTTGATATGCTTGATATTCCGGTACCGGTGCTGTTCAACGCGGCGAAATTTGGCTTCGACTACAAAGAAAACGGCAAAAAGGTTGATCGTCAGTCGGCAACGCGCTCCCACCTCTATTCGAAGCGGCATTTCAGCTTTGGTGGCGTGCGGCCCCGCTTCGCGCAGACCGAGGTCGGCAACCGAACAAGCTCTCCGCAACTTCATTGGAAATATGCCGATGTCCGCGCCGCGCTGAATGCCGTGCGCGACGAGCCAGGCGATCCCTATGATGGCGTCATAGTCGATTATGTCGACGTGATGACTGGTGGTCCGATCCAGAAGACGCAGAACTTTTCCATGCAGCTTCTGCGCCCCGGCGAGCACACGATGTCTCATCGCCATTCAAACGGCGGCGTCTATGTCTGTATCGAAGGCAGCGGTCAGACCATCATTAACGGCGAGGAATTCGCTTGGGCCGAAAATGACGTGTTTTGCGTGCCGTCGATGCACTGGCACAAGCATGTGAACGATAGCGACAAGAACGATGCCGTTCTCTATTGCGTCTCCGATGCGCCGGCGCTCGAAAAGCTCGGCCTCCTGTGGGAGGAGCGAAAGACGGCCACCGGCGAGATCGTTGCAATCGGCAACGCACTTCCCAGCTGATTTGGGTGCCGGCGTATGCCTGCGCCGGACGCGCTCTTTCGCGCAGGTCACAGCTCCGGCGTGCATTTTTTCACCGACATTGAGGTACCTCGATGAAAGATTCCACTGTCACTATTCCTGTTTCCGGCGGCCACATGAGCGGTTATCTCGTGGTCCCAGAGGCGGGGCACGGCCCCGGCATCGTGCTGTTACAGGAAATCTTCGGGGTGAACAGGGCTATGCGTGAAAAGGCAAACAAGCTTGCCGCGCATGGCTATGTGGTGATGGTGCCCGACCTGTTTTGGCGGCAGAGCCCGAATGTGCAACTGCACTACGACGATGCCGGCAGGGCTGAGGGTTTCAAGCTGCTGCAGGGTTTCGACCATGCCAAGGGGATCGAGGACATCAAAGCCGCATTCGACGCCTTGAAGAGCCGTCCGGAATGCCGGGGTGCGCCCGCTTTTGTCGGCTTCTGCATTGGTGGAAAACTGGCGGTTATGGCGGGCGCTGCTGAGCCGTCCGCATCCGCGGTCGTGTCATTCTATGGGGTGGCGCTTGAGAACAATCTCGATCAGTTGCGCGCATTGCAAATGCCAACGCAGCTTCATTTCGGCGACCAAGACACGCACATCCCATTTGAAAAGATTGAGACCATTTTGTCGGGCGTGGCCGGCCGGAAGAACATCAACGTCTACATCTACAAGGGTGGGCAGCACGGATTTTTCAATCATCATCGCGCCGAAGTTTTCGATGAGAAAGCATCGGCGGTGGCCTTAAACCGGGTGCTCGAAATTCTTCCGGCTGCATAGCAAATAGCAGGCAGTCACGAAACACAAACAAACAAAACTAGGGTGGGCGCAATGACGGACGAGCGGAAAATAACGCTTGATGATGTAATTGATGACTCCAGTGCACCGGGTATCCGGGTCGTTGTTTTCGCGATCTGCTTTTGCATTGCAATGCTGGACGGCTTCGATACCCAGGCCATCGGCTTCGTTGCGCCGGTGATTTCGCAGGCTTGGCAGCTTGCGCCCGATAGCATGGGTGTCGTGTTCGCGGCCGGACTGTTTGGCCTTACAATCGGAGCTCTGATGTTCGGGCCAATCGCCGATATATATGGCCGTAAGGGAATTCTGCTGATCTCTGTTGTCATCTTTGGCAGTTTCGCACTGGCGACAGCCTGGGCGCAGACCTATCACCAGCTTCTCTTGTTCCGCTTCCTGACCGGGATTGGACTGGGGGGAGCAATGCCCAACGTCATCGCGTTAACATCGGAATATTTTCCGAAGCGTAACCGTACGACGATGGTGACCCTCATGTTCATCGGGTTTCCGATCGGCGCCGTCGTCGGCGGCCTTGCGGGCGGAAAGCTGATCAGCTTGTTCGGCTGGCAGTCGATCTTCTATGTCGGCGGCATCGCACCACTGCTGATGTTGCCGATCATTCTTTTGCTACTGCCGGAATCGGTACGCTACCTTGCCAAAAAAGACAGGTCGTCTGCTCAGTTTGCGTCGATCCTCACTCGCTTTAATTACAGGCCCAAAGTCGACGCCGCGCAAATCGATATTCTGGAGAAGGACTCTGCGCAGGTCTCCCCAGTCAGGGTGCTGTTCACCGAAGGACGCGCACTGGCTACTGCCCTACTGTGGATAATATTCTTCGTGAATCTCTTGATCCTGTACTTCCTGGTCAACTGGCTGCCTACCGTAATGACGACTGCCGGTGTTTCGTTGGAACGCGCCATCGTTGCAATCGCCGTTCTCAACCTCGGCGGCGTAATCGGGGGCTTTGTGCTCAGCCGGTTTTGCGACAAGGTCGGACCGTTTGCGGTGCTTGCTCTTTCCTATATGCTTGCAGCAGTCTTCGTGGCGCTTATCGGCCAGGCGGTCACCTCAATCCCACTGTCGCTGGCTACCATCTTCTTTGCAGGCTTCTTCGTG from Pseudorhodoplanes sp. includes these protein-coding regions:
- a CDS encoding HlyD family efflux transporter periplasmic adaptor subunit, with the protein product MFSALSLGLRVTALALFLGTGFVNAHEGHDHGDQAAPLPTNVLPRGEASSSALQLVVVANKDRLTLYLDRFATNEPVADAKIEVETPNGPVPALAQPDGTYSLDAPWLPKSGRADIALSVTAGDDIDVFSVSLDIPGDADAGERGDATDWSGTKAYVGKMLAPLMPVTLGIGLAAGFALGRRRYGRRVLLIPLAVAAATPLFLDKGLSHEGHDDGVQASPAVSAGQSERAQRQPDGGLFVPKFVQRIFGLRTLVSGTGSFQRAVELPGRIIPDPSASGYVQTALGGRLSPPPGGFPRLGAVVKAGDILGYVTPPVQTIDVSDMRQRQGELDQQIAIVERRLARYEQLAASGAVSRTQLDDTRLELQGLKDRRVSLDRVRREPEALVAPVSGVIAEGTPVAGQIAQTNAVIFQIVDPQKLWVEALSYDALNGLQSATATTADGKTLQLAFRGAGFADRSQAIPIHFAIEGDTSGIRPGLFVTVFAANGKHRSGIAVPRTAVVRTANGQEHVYEQPSAERFVSRPVRTEPLDGDRVLILAGLKPGKRIVVQGAELLDHVR
- a CDS encoding IclR family transcriptional regulator, which gives rise to MKDADDDRLGIQSVEIAATILRAFADRGGLMHLREISTATKMHRGKVHRYLTSLTRGGLLYQDDASGAYGIGSLSIALGLAGLRGLDPVRLALREIPAFADEVNETIVVSIWGDVGPTVIAIQESRRPITLNVRAGSILPLRRSAAGQIFEAFMPEQLTAPVLERELKATPQQMRLSKHLLPLAEVRRRQMAFVKGDLIPGIHVLAAPVFNHMGKLSLVVGVLGQQETLDVGWTSKPALMLKQFTERLSSELGFKMTASHSADR
- a CDS encoding cupin domain-containing protein, producing the protein MSDVESQRQEIYNSVSKLNAYPFWLIQGDMEPREPRVREKAHVWRFKDFKPLIQKAGPIVPHELADRRAFVLHNPGYDMTKPYTTNTQYIAYSFYLPGEVFEPHVHTPSASRMLLQSDGKGYTTVEGEKCYLDRGDLVITPSGSWHDHGNEGEIPMIWVDMLDIPVPVLFNAAKFGFDYKENGKKVDRQSATRSHLYSKRHFSFGGVRPRFAQTEVGNRTSSPQLHWKYADVRAALNAVRDEPGDPYDGVIVDYVDVMTGGPIQKTQNFSMQLLRPGEHTMSHRHSNGGVYVCIEGSGQTIINGEEFAWAENDVFCVPSMHWHKHVNDSDKNDAVLYCVSDAPALEKLGLLWEERKTATGEIVAIGNALPS
- a CDS encoding dienelactone hydrolase family protein, which encodes MKDSTVTIPVSGGHMSGYLVVPEAGHGPGIVLLQEIFGVNRAMREKANKLAAHGYVVMVPDLFWRQSPNVQLHYDDAGRAEGFKLLQGFDHAKGIEDIKAAFDALKSRPECRGAPAFVGFCIGGKLAVMAGAAEPSASAVVSFYGVALENNLDQLRALQMPTQLHFGDQDTHIPFEKIETILSGVAGRKNINVYIYKGGQHGFFNHHRAEVFDEKASAVALNRVLEILPAA
- a CDS encoding MFS transporter, with protein sequence MTDERKITLDDVIDDSSAPGIRVVVFAICFCIAMLDGFDTQAIGFVAPVISQAWQLAPDSMGVVFAAGLFGLTIGALMFGPIADIYGRKGILLISVVIFGSFALATAWAQTYHQLLLFRFLTGIGLGGAMPNVIALTSEYFPKRNRTTMVTLMFIGFPIGAVVGGLAGGKLISLFGWQSIFYVGGIAPLLMLPIILLLLPESVRYLAKKDRSSAQFASILTRFNYRPKVDAAQIDILEKDSAQVSPVRVLFTEGRALATALLWIIFFVNLLILYFLVNWLPTVMTTAGVSLERAIVAIAVLNLGGVIGGFVLSRFCDKVGPFAVLALSYMLAAVFVALIGQAVTSIPLSLATIFFAGFFVIGAQFCANAVAAQFYPTAGRSAGVGWALGVGRIGSIVGPMIGGTMIAAGLTIDRLLLFSGLPAIIAAVCVLALPFVGAARTAPATVRPSEA